The Aspergillus luchuensis IFO 4308 DNA, chromosome 4, nearly complete sequence DNA window GCAATGAGGAGTTGGTCTGATTGCAGCAGACTTTTCTATGAGTATATGTATtactagctactactactactactttctcTACTAATTGATAATATGATTTAAGTATACTATGATGTTTATAGTTTGATCTGGACAGTATAGTAATATGTGTAGCCAATCACGTGGATGCTCCGCTCCCCGCATCTCCAAAGAAGATCATCGAACCTTGTTCCGATTCCATTCACCTCACCTGCACTTCACTTTCACTAACTCCTAATTTTCTTCGGATATTCCCttacaaacaacaacaagcctCACTCTCACGCTTACCTCCTACATAAACACATACCTACCCACCTCACACACCACATAACACCCCAAATCCAAAATGAACGCCGCCTCTCTCGGCGACACCGCTCTCCAATCCTCCGAccccaccaccgcaaccCTGCACTACACAACAGCCCTTCTCACGCACCCCCGATCGCCCAGCTACTTCATCAAGCGCTCCACCGCCTTCTCACGCCTAAAGCCGACGCCGAATCTCCCCGCCGCGCTGCGCGATGCCGAGTCCGCTGTTCTGCTTGCCCGCGAGCGGGGTAAACGCGAGTTGATCGTCGAGGCGCAGCTGCGCAGAGCTATTGTCTTGTTTCTCATGGGGAGGTATGTGGCTGccgagggggtggtgggggttgtggagcggatggtggggttggaTAAGGAGGGGAATAATGGGGATAAGGATGAGgataaggaggagaaggtgaggagggcgatggggggtgcatcttctgctgggAAGGGTGTTGAGGCGGAGGTGAGGATTTGGGGGGCGAAGATTAGGGCGAAGGTTAAGGggaatggggatgaggagggggagaaggtggaggaggttccGGTGGGGGTTAAGGTGcctggggagaaggagttgAGGGCGCAGttggaggagttgaggggGGGTAAGAGTAAGAGTAagattgggggtggtggtggtgatgagagTCAGAAGGTTGAGGAtaaggctgagaaggaggaggagaaagccGAGGTTAAGGAAgctcaacagcagcagcagcagcagcagcagcagcaagtcaAGGTCCGTCATGAATGGTACCAGTCCGGAGAGACGGTTGTCGTGACGTTGTACGTGAAAGGCGTGCCTAAGGATAAAGTGGCTATTGAGCTGAAAGAGGACTCGGTATGTATACCCCCTTCCCCAATCACCTTGATTTATCATACATGATGCTAATTCAATCTTCATAGACATCCCTCcaattccccctcccctccggcGCCGAATACGACTTCACCCTCGACCCGCTCTTCGCCCCCATCgacccctccacctccaaggtctccgtcttctccaCCAAGATCGAAATCTCCCTACGCAAGAAAGTCCCAGGCCAGAAATGGAGCGCCCTggaatcctcctccaccggacTTCCTACTGCCCAGCCAGTTACAACTACACccatcaccactaccaccaccacacaaATCAAACCACAAGCCCAGGGCCCATCATACCCTACCTCCTCCCGCCACGGCGCCAAAGACTGGGATAAGCTTGCTTCAAGCCTAACCcagaagtcgaagaagaaggacaaacCCAAGAAGAATAAAGACGCGACTACTAAGGCAGAAGGCaaaggggatgatgatgatgatgatgaagcatCCGACGCCGAATCCATCAACTCGGACTTCGGAGGCGGCGATGCCGTCGATGGGTTCTTTAAGAAACTCTACGCTAATGCGGACCCGGATACTCGTCGCGCTATGGTGAAGAGTTATGTGGAGAGTCAGGGGACTTCGTTGAGTACGAATTGGGATGAGGTTGGTCAGGGGCCGGTTAAGGTTAGGCCGCCTAGTGagtgatttctttttttttatacttcTGTTCTGGAAGGATAGAATGGAGGaataaggaagaagggaggagaagaaggggattGCGAATTGCAAGCGTGGAGTTTTATTTTCAAgggtactacttactatccaTGTTGTGGGTGCATGTGGGTGGTGTTTATGGtttgatttcttcttctctttgtttTCTTAGCTTAGCTTAGTTAGCTTAGTTCTGCTCTGCTTGTAATGGTAATCTGTTTGAGATTGAGACTGTGGTATTTAGACTTACCTGGTAAACAGATACGTAGACTACTGCGAAGTATGCGTCAGTAGAAGCAAGTATAGTATATGagataatactactactatatacatGAAGAACCCCCAACCCAGTCAAACGCCAATTAATGAGGCAAAATAGTAAAGACTAGCATAGTCATAGCAACCTGGCCATATAGCaagtaagcaagcaagtGCTTTTATGATAATTCAATTAAATCAATCAttccccaaccaccaacaccaacaccaacaccaatccATCTTTATGTCTTCCCAGAGACATAaatcaagaataaaataataatttaaaaaaatagaaaataaaagaaacagaagaagagatcttATAAGCAACCGCAAGTTGTGTTTTCATCTCGCCTCTGCATCCACCTCACTTCCATTTCCATCCTGATACAAGAAGAACTGGATAAAGATACACATATCCAACAATAACGTGCCAAAGCTTCCAATCA harbors:
- a CDS encoding co-chaperone SGT1 (BUSCO:EOG09264LH2;~COG:T;~EggNog:ENOG410PFEW;~InterPro:IPR011990,IPR008978,IPR007699,IPR007052;~PFAM:PF05002,PF04969;~antiSMASH:Cluster_4.11;~go_function: GO:0005515 - protein binding [Evidence IEA]), whose translation is MNAASLGDTALQSSDPTTATLHYTTALLTHPRSPSYFIKRSTAFSRLKPTPNLPAALRDAESAVLLARERGKRELIVEAQLRRAIVLFLMGRYVAAEGVVGVVERMVGLDKEGNNGDKDEDKEEKVRRAMGGASSAGKGVEAEVRIWGAKIRAKVKGNGDEEGEKVEEVPVGVKVPGEKELRAQLEELRGGKSKSKIGGGGGDESQKVEDKAEKEEEKAEVKEAQQQQQQQQQQQVKVRHEWYQSGETVVVTLYVKGVPKDKVAIELKEDSTSLQFPLPSGAEYDFTLDPLFAPIDPSTSKVSVFSTKIEISLRKKVPGQKWSALESSSTGLPTAQPVTTTPITTTTTTQIKPQAQGPSYPTSSRHGAKDWDKLASSLTQKSKKKDKPKKNKDATTKAEGKGDDDDDDEASDAESINSDFGGGDAVDGFFKKLYANADPDTRRAMVKSYVESQGTSLSTNWDEVGQGPVKVRPPSE